A single genomic interval of Mangifera indica cultivar Alphonso chromosome 5, CATAS_Mindica_2.1, whole genome shotgun sequence harbors:
- the LOC123217744 gene encoding ethylene-responsive transcription factor ESR2-like, which yields MEEALRRLSGITHLPEPDPRDPITDSQKNCTSSATATSTATNTASTNNKRTLKESDNGSGGTMRYRGVRRRPWGRYAAEIRDPQSKERRWLGTFDTAEEAACAYDCAARAMRGVKARTNFVYPATEPLSPPDHLLPPFNFPKQPQPSVRDLPTRQFNPSSHWPSYANPHVVDHPFSPQQKNSSHNMLLLRDLLNSSSNSSLYTPTQPLYDQFPCMNNSSSSNPSTFPGGSLVMNNPYSNISKCSSHANTNLLCDSYTGSSITFPPNENYQGYNNTTIGSIKATTSFQSDDTEFFPQEPSDSGLLQEIIQGFFPKPLSKKSDDSSKTSSNYNESLVGAAPLPDVSVNYSLDGFKRGLRNENFGYYFDVQGGHQQQLENFSEVSGSQAMPYGNELPLKLQVGPESVTTDDIFQYPELMSAFAARVQNA from the coding sequence ATGGAGGAGGCACTTAGGAGACTTAGTGGGATAACCCATTTACCGGAACCTGACCCGAGAGATCCCATCACCGACAGCCAGAAAAACTGCACCTCATCTGCTACAGCTACTTCTACTGCCACTAACACCGCCTCCACAAACAACAAAAGGACTTTGAAAGAAAGTGATAATGGCAGTGGTGGAACCATGAGGTACCGTGGTGTTCGGCGCAGGCCTTGGGGCCGCTATGCTGCTGAGATACGGGACCCTCAGTCTAAGGAGAGGCGTTGGCTGGGGACTTTTGACACTGCGGAGGAAGCTGCCTGTGCCTATGACTGCGCGGCTCGAGCCATGCGTGGTGTCAAAGCTCGAACAAACTTTGTTTATCCGGCTACTGAGCCTCTCTCTCCTCCTGATCATCTCCTTCCTCCGTTTAATTTCCCCAAACAGCCTCAGCCGTCTGTTAGAGATTTACCCACTCGCCAATTTAACCCTTCTTCTCACTGGCCATCTTATGCTAATCCTCATGTGGTGGACCATCCCTTCTCTCCTCAACAGAAGAACTCTTCACACAATATGTTGCTTTTACGTGACCTGTTGAACTCTTCTTCAAATTCATCTCTGTACACGCCTACTCAACCTTTGTATGACCAGTTTCCTTGCATGAATAACTCATCTTCTTCAAATCCTAGCACTTTCCCCGGAGGTTCGTTGGTGATGAATAATCCCTATAGCAATATCTCAAAATGTTCCAGTCACGCTAATACTAATTTATTATGCGATTCTTACACAGGTTCCTCCATTACTTTTCCTCCAAATGAAAATTATCAAGGCTATAATAACACCACCATCGGCTCTATCAAAGCTACTACTTCCTTTCAAAGTGATGACACGGAATTCTTTCCACAAGAGCCTTCGGATTCTGGCTTGCTACAAGAAATCATTCAAGGGTTCTTCCCAAAACCTTTGTCAAAGAAAAGTGATGATTCTTCAAAAACTAGTTCAAATTACAATGAATCTCTCGTTGGTGCTGCACCGTTACCTGATGTTTCCGTTAATTATTCACTGGATGGATTTAAAAGGGGACTTAGAAATGAGAACTTTGGTTATTACTTTGACGTCCAAGGTGGTCATCAACAACAGTTGGAAAATTTCAGTGAAGTCTCTGGATCTCAGGCGATGCCGTACGGCAATGAGCTGCCGCTTAAACTGCAAGTAGGTCCAGAATCCGTTACTACTGATGATATATTTCAGTACCCAGAGCTCATGAGTGCCTTCGCAGCTAGGGTTCAGAATGCTTAA